In Nitrospirota bacterium, one genomic interval encodes:
- a CDS encoding alcohol dehydrogenase catalytic domain-containing protein yields MRVAVYYNNMDVRIEEMPTPVIKAGEMVVKVMASGICGSDVMEWYRVKMAPIVLGHEISGEVVEIGGGVEQYKKGDRVFVSHHVPCNTCRYCLNGHHTACDTLHKTNFDPGGFSEYIRVPKINVDRGVFVLPDNVTFSEGTFIEPLACVLRSQRLANIQPGQSILIMGSGISGLLHIHLARCLGAGRIIATDINEYRLNAAKKFGADTVINARGDVPALLLRANKNRHADLVIICTGAMPAMLQALRSVDRGGTVLFFAVPEPGVNIPVPMNDLWRNEIKLITSYGASPADIQMAIDLISNGRVNVNEMITHRLSLSEAGEGFRLVAKADESIKVIIEPHR; encoded by the coding sequence ATGCGTGTGGCAGTCTACTATAACAACATGGATGTGCGTATAGAGGAAATGCCAACCCCTGTTATTAAAGCGGGGGAGATGGTGGTAAAGGTTATGGCAAGTGGCATCTGTGGTAGTGATGTGATGGAGTGGTATCGAGTAAAAATGGCGCCCATTGTGCTAGGCCATGAGATTTCAGGTGAGGTTGTTGAAATAGGAGGTGGCGTAGAGCAATATAAAAAAGGAGACAGGGTTTTTGTGTCTCACCATGTCCCATGCAATACATGCAGATACTGCCTTAATGGTCATCATACAGCATGTGATACTCTTCATAAGACGAATTTTGATCCTGGTGGATTTTCAGAATACATACGTGTGCCGAAGATAAACGTTGACCGCGGCGTTTTCGTCCTTCCGGACAACGTAACTTTTAGCGAGGGGACATTTATAGAACCGCTGGCGTGTGTTTTAAGGAGTCAGAGGCTTGCAAACATACAGCCCGGGCAGAGCATTCTTATCATGGGAAGCGGCATTTCTGGACTGCTCCATATCCACCTTGCCCGATGCCTCGGTGCAGGGCGTATAATTGCGACAGATATAAACGAATATCGCTTGAATGCAGCAAAAAAGTTTGGGGCTGATACAGTGATAAATGCCAGAGGAGATGTGCCTGCTCTTTTGCTCAGGGCAAATAAGAACAGGCATGCAGACCTTGTGATAATCTGCACAGGGGCCATGCCTGCCATGCTTCAGGCGCTTCGGTCTGTTGACAGGGGAGGAACAGTGTTGTTCTTTGCAGTGCCAGAGCCGGGTGTTAACATCCCTGTCCCTATGAATGACCTCTGGCGCAATGAGATAAAGCTAATAACCTCTTACGGTGCAAGCCCTGCGGACATTCAGATGGCAATAGACCTGATAAGCAATGGAAGGGTGAATGTTAATGAGATGATTACTCACAGATTAAGCCTTTCTGAGGCAGGAGAAGGTTTCAGGCTTGTTGCAAAAGCAGATGAGTCAATTAAAGTCATAATCGAGCCGCACAGATGA